From a region of the Leptospira montravelensis genome:
- a CDS encoding ABC transporter permease subunit produces MNFISNPANVRKWEKFKKNKRAYYSMLILFYTYILSLFSPLLINNKPLFVVFEGKVSFPIFSFYPETKFGGNNLTEPNYKKLNRQEQFTNSKNYMVFPPIPFGVNEDNLDSLEEGTNPPSKPNLRHWMGTDDRGRDVFTRIIYGYRLAMTFSLILIIVEIILASLIGGIQGYFMGRLDLILQRVIEILSAIPFLYLILIMGSFFGRGFMVLIVTYGSLSWIGLSYYMRGEFLKLRKQQFVDAAKTLGASSFSIIMRHLLPNSITPLVTFLPFILISAISVLSALDFLGYGIPAPNPSWGELIGQGRERLTAWWLITFPSVALFLTILFSAFVGEGLRDAFDPKDKVAYE; encoded by the coding sequence ATGAACTTTATATCGAACCCGGCAAACGTTCGTAAGTGGGAAAAATTTAAAAAAAATAAACGAGCCTATTACTCGATGTTAATACTTTTTTATACTTACATTTTATCTTTGTTTTCTCCACTACTTATAAACAACAAACCACTGTTTGTGGTATTTGAAGGAAAAGTTTCTTTTCCTATTTTTAGTTTTTACCCAGAAACAAAATTTGGCGGAAATAATTTAACAGAGCCAAATTATAAAAAATTAAACAGACAGGAACAATTTACAAACTCTAAAAACTATATGGTATTTCCTCCCATTCCTTTTGGAGTCAATGAAGATAACTTAGATAGTTTAGAAGAAGGAACTAATCCTCCATCGAAACCAAACTTACGCCATTGGATGGGTACAGATGATAGAGGAAGGGATGTCTTTACTCGTATCATTTATGGATACCGTCTTGCGATGACCTTTAGTTTGATTTTGATCATCGTTGAAATTATCTTAGCTTCCTTAATTGGTGGAATCCAAGGATATTTTATGGGTCGATTGGATTTAATTTTACAACGCGTTATTGAAATACTTTCTGCTATTCCATTTTTATATCTGATTCTAATTATGGGTTCGTTTTTCGGACGTGGATTTATGGTTCTCATTGTTACCTATGGTTCTTTAAGTTGGATTGGTCTTAGTTATTATATGCGCGGTGAGTTTTTGAAACTCCGCAAACAGCAGTTTGTTGATGCTGCTAAAACTCTCGGCGCCTCTTCGTTTTCCATCATTATGCGTCATTTATTACCAAATTCCATTACTCCACTTGTCACCTTCTTACCCTTTATTTTAATTTCTGCCATTTCTGTTCTTTCAGCCCTTGACTTTTTGGGTTATGGAATTCCGGCACCGAATCCTTCCTGGGGTGAGCTCATCGGGCAAGGAAGAGAAAGGTTAACAGCTTGGTGGTTGATTACCTTTCCATCAGTTGCATTATTTTTAACGATTTTGTTTTCGGCATTTGTAGGGGAAGGACTCCGCGATGCATTTGATCCAAAAGACAAGGTGGCTTACGAATGA
- a CDS encoding ABC transporter ATP-binding protein codes for MKEIEKAIQVNDLSIQIKTDDGILPIVDNVNFYLTKGETLALVGESGCGKSITSLALTKLLPSNTTSYPTGSIVFEKHDLLKMSSEHLMSVRGRKISYVFQEPFSALNPLHKIGTQLTEGFILHGLGTKKEAEEKAVYLLERVGITDAKLRLGQYPNQFSGGMLQRVCIAMALMCDPKILIADEPTSAIDVTIQLQLIELLKDLRKENGMSVLFISHDIGLVSHIADRIAVMYAGRIIEQGSVGQIIDNPKHPYTQALIAAYPTHENIGKKLLTIEGIVPSPKSYPTGCRFHTRCNDKLSNCHESIPKVISLSDNQSVECFLYGGKESA; via the coding sequence ATGAAAGAAATTGAAAAAGCCATACAAGTAAATGACCTTTCGATCCAAATCAAAACTGACGATGGAATTTTACCTATTGTCGATAACGTTAATTTTTATCTAACAAAGGGCGAAACTTTAGCTCTTGTGGGAGAATCCGGCTGCGGAAAGTCGATTACGAGTTTGGCACTTACTAAATTGTTGCCATCTAATACAACTTCGTACCCGACAGGATCAATTGTATTTGAAAAACATGATTTATTAAAAATGTCCTCTGAGCATCTAATGTCTGTCAGAGGAAGAAAGATATCGTATGTCTTTCAGGAGCCATTTTCAGCATTAAACCCACTTCATAAAATTGGAACCCAACTCACTGAAGGTTTTATATTACATGGTCTTGGCACCAAAAAAGAAGCAGAAGAAAAGGCAGTTTACTTATTGGAAAGGGTAGGGATTACAGACGCCAAACTTAGATTAGGACAGTATCCAAATCAATTTTCGGGTGGTATGTTACAGAGAGTTTGTATTGCAATGGCACTTATGTGTGATCCTAAGATTTTAATTGCCGATGAACCAACGAGCGCCATCGATGTTACCATCCAATTACAATTGATAGAACTTCTAAAAGACTTACGAAAAGAAAATGGAATGTCAGTACTGTTTATTTCCCATGACATTGGACTTGTGAGTCATATAGCAGATCGGATTGCAGTGATGTATGCGGGAAGGATCATTGAACAGGGAAGTGTCGGTCAAATCATTGATAACCCGAAACATCCTTATACACAAGCATTAATCGCTGCTTACCCAACTCATGAAAACATTGGCAAAAAACTTTTGACCATCGAAGGAATTGTTCCTTCTCCTAAATCTTATCCAACTGGTTGTCGATTCCATACTCGCTGTAATGATAAACTTTCAAATTGTCACGAGTCAATTCCTAAGGTAATCTCTTTATCTGATAACCAGTCCGTTGAATGTTTTTTATATGGAGGAAAGGAAAGTGCTTAA
- a CDS encoding ABC transporter ATP-binding protein, translated as MLNVKDLVVSYKQSQSLSFSSKRLVAVEGVSFTIPEGKILGLVGESGCGKSTIGRAILSLLPFDSGSIQFENQEIKNIPKEELKALKRKIQVVFQDPYSSLNPRFTIEEIITEGLQIHFPNLSTSEKKEKAIQALANVNLPADILHRYPHEFSGGQRQRIAIARALILEPSLVVCDEAVSALDISTQAQVINNILLLREKFGLSYLFISHDLNIVKHVSDRIAVMYLGQIVEECSRDEISQKPLHPYTKALFSASFDLKDRTKVSQPLIGEIPSLMNKPRGCRFHTRCPIVQDICKTEEPVETFPTQTRRVKCHFPLK; from the coding sequence GTGCTTAATGTAAAAGATTTGGTAGTTTCGTATAAACAATCCCAATCACTTTCTTTTTCTTCAAAACGTCTCGTTGCTGTGGAAGGAGTAAGTTTTACAATCCCGGAAGGAAAAATTTTAGGCCTTGTTGGTGAATCAGGATGTGGTAAATCCACTATTGGAAGAGCCATTTTGTCCTTATTACCTTTTGATTCAGGATCTATCCAATTTGAGAATCAGGAAATTAAAAACATTCCCAAAGAAGAATTAAAGGCACTAAAACGAAAAATCCAAGTTGTCTTTCAAGATCCATATTCTTCGCTAAACCCTCGTTTTACGATTGAAGAAATTATTACGGAAGGTCTACAAATTCATTTTCCTAATTTATCTACGTCAGAAAAAAAAGAAAAAGCAATCCAGGCACTTGCAAATGTCAATTTGCCAGCAGATATTTTACATCGTTATCCTCATGAATTTAGTGGTGGGCAGAGACAAAGGATCGCCATTGCACGTGCTTTAATTTTAGAACCAAGTCTTGTTGTTTGCGATGAGGCAGTTTCTGCATTAGATATTTCTACCCAAGCACAAGTAATTAATAATATTTTGTTATTACGTGAAAAATTTGGCCTATCTTATTTGTTTATATCTCATGACTTGAACATAGTAAAACACGTATCGGATCGAATCGCTGTCATGTATTTAGGACAAATTGTTGAAGAATGTAGTCGTGACGAGATCTCACAAAAACCATTACATCCTTATACAAAGGCTTTGTTCTCTGCTAGTTTTGATCTTAAAGATAGAACAAAAGTCTCTCAGCCTTTAATTGGAGAAATTCCTAGTTTGATGAATAAACCTCGCGGCTGCAGATTCCATACAAGATGTCCTATTGTTCAAGATATTTGTAAAACGGAAGAACCTGTGGAAACATTTCCTACGCAAACACGTAGAGTAAAATGCCATTTTCCATTGAAGTAA
- a CDS encoding AsmA family protein yields the protein MKLSIRDKIKGVIGKVLLTCIFVVSMTMFFILYPLIADPDYYKKLILDTTNQLTGLEVNYQSSEPVFFPFPGIELGQVTVSKNNDELIQVHKLRIEVYYGVFIGKPLEIKKIYLNTGTVEMVREKNESFPIFERILSKSESSKIESQNSTEVITESETKYYFSKVFASFVNQIEIKNITILFEDKLYSRNIKLYLWETTFQLDRELRNLDVYIYGKLNEEPISFSTNITFVTEEMSYESSRLEGEFSFQNIKGIDLHDILIIFTNGDLRFVKATGNFVFYKRDEARIYAVVDRLHIRDLALRDGKTFADGLVSTIMNYDIREDKLSFANIVVDWKGKSKLNGSGYVNFLKPPLSPTISFEGTSDYLDVPSIVKVIKIWIDPDFEKSILTRGIPSTGYVNRMNAYLNFNLRNLNANDFHVDSLKLNVHYAKRKLNITKYELRAYEGMAFGTGHYLWGKNAGLEIKGNIKNLAIAPILSDLFKISPITGKLDSEFVLNSPADTEDALIKNLQINGNINAMNGELLSYTNILKPISSIGSVINLKKVDFSKATPYNELKFDFRYIKETIEVTNFNLKADGIVGSGGGKIGFNKNIDMKFTVGFPGVAGRALKLPIIYRGTYGVSTPFIDPIWLGSVYAGTIFLASPAGAAVGGIAGSAMSEYVNKAVDNVTGGVQKGWKGIKSLFGGKEEEGKNDE from the coding sequence ATGAAGTTAAGCATTCGAGACAAAATCAAAGGTGTTATCGGTAAAGTACTGCTAACATGTATTTTTGTCGTTTCGATGACTATGTTTTTTATTCTGTATCCACTAATTGCAGATCCAGACTATTATAAAAAATTAATTCTCGATACGACAAACCAACTAACAGGCCTTGAGGTGAATTACCAATCGTCGGAACCAGTTTTTTTTCCATTTCCTGGAATTGAGCTTGGTCAGGTTACTGTTTCCAAAAATAACGACGAGTTAATTCAAGTCCACAAACTTAGAATTGAAGTTTATTATGGTGTTTTTATTGGAAAACCATTAGAAATAAAAAAGATTTATCTCAATACTGGGACTGTTGAAATGGTTCGCGAAAAAAACGAATCCTTTCCAATTTTTGAACGAATTCTATCTAAATCGGAATCTTCAAAAATTGAATCCCAAAATTCTACTGAAGTAATAACTGAATCAGAAACAAAATATTATTTTTCAAAGGTATTTGCAAGCTTTGTAAACCAAATCGAAATTAAAAACATTACGATTCTCTTTGAAGACAAATTATACTCGCGCAATATCAAATTATATCTTTGGGAAACAACGTTTCAGTTAGATCGAGAACTCCGAAATTTAGATGTTTATATTTATGGTAAGCTAAATGAAGAACCAATTTCATTCAGTACAAATATTACATTTGTTACTGAAGAAATGAGTTATGAATCTTCAAGGTTAGAAGGTGAGTTTTCATTTCAAAATATAAAAGGTATCGATCTTCATGATATATTGATTATATTCACTAATGGAGATTTACGATTTGTAAAAGCTACTGGTAATTTCGTATTTTATAAAAGGGACGAAGCTAGAATATATGCAGTTGTTGATCGATTACATATTCGCGATTTAGCTTTGAGAGATGGTAAAACCTTTGCCGACGGATTAGTTTCAACAATCATGAACTATGACATTCGCGAAGACAAATTATCTTTCGCAAATATCGTTGTGGATTGGAAAGGTAAATCTAAGTTAAACGGATCAGGATATGTTAACTTTTTAAAACCGCCTTTATCTCCAACAATTTCTTTTGAAGGAACTTCAGACTATTTAGATGTCCCAAGTATCGTTAAAGTAATTAAAATTTGGATTGATCCGGATTTTGAAAAATCCATTTTAACAAGAGGTATTCCTAGCACTGGTTATGTGAATAGAATGAATGCGTATTTGAATTTTAATTTAAGAAATTTAAACGCTAATGATTTTCATGTAGATTCTTTGAAATTAAACGTGCACTATGCAAAAAGAAAATTAAATATTACGAAATATGAATTAAGAGCTTATGAAGGTATGGCTTTTGGGACAGGCCATTATCTATGGGGGAAAAACGCGGGCCTCGAAATCAAAGGGAACATTAAGAATTTAGCGATAGCGCCGATTTTATCCGATCTTTTCAAAATATCTCCCATTACAGGAAAATTGGATTCCGAGTTCGTTTTAAATTCGCCTGCTGATACAGAAGATGCACTAATTAAAAACTTACAAATTAATGGGAACATCAACGCAATGAATGGTGAATTGTTAAGTTATACTAATATCTTAAAACCAATCAGTTCCATTGGAAGTGTAATTAATTTAAAAAAGGTAGATTTTAGTAAAGCGACACCGTATAACGAACTCAAGTTTGATTTTCGTTATATAAAAGAAACGATTGAAGTAACTAATTTTAATTTAAAAGCAGATGGGATTGTTGGGTCTGGTGGTGGCAAAATTGGTTTTAATAAAAATATCGATATGAAATTCACTGTAGGTTTTCCTGGAGTTGCAGGAAGAGCCTTAAAACTTCCTATTATTTATCGAGGAACATACGGTGTTTCAACTCCATTTATCGATCCTATTTGGCTTGGTTCTGTCTATGCAGGAACTATTTTTTTAGCAAGTCCTGCCGGTGCTGCCGTTGGTGGAATTGCAGGATCTGCCATGTCTGAATATGTAAACAAAGCCGTGGATAATGTCACTGGTGGAGTACAAAAAGGATGGAAAGGAATTAAGTCGTTGTTTGGTGGGAAGGAAGAGGAAGGAAAAAATGACGAATAA
- a CDS encoding ABC transporter permease subunit, which yields MWKYFLKRFLLIFPTLLGITFLVFLISHFAPGGPLNSEIAKLKGSGNLAGASTKQISQEEIELIKQRLHLDKPAPVAYILWLKQIVQFDLGESRLHSRKVSELIVEKLPVSLFFGLSGFFLTYLICIPLGIQKALKEGSRFDFISSFIIFFTYSLPVFAFAMLLLYLFASGEVFSFFPLGHEVSDFYEELSFLGKVNDRLTHMFLPVICYVVGSFAVLTLLMKNSLLDQIAKEYVRTAVSKGLSFSDSIFRHAFRNSLIPIATGFGSNLTLIFSGSLFIELVFNIDGMGLLSFEAVRERDTDLMMGLLLTQSFLGLIGKIVSDFCYILIDPRIDFE from the coding sequence ATGTGGAAATATTTTTTAAAACGTTTTTTACTCATCTTTCCTACTTTACTTGGAATCACTTTCCTTGTTTTTTTGATCTCCCATTTTGCGCCGGGTGGCCCACTCAATAGTGAAATTGCAAAACTTAAAGGTTCTGGAAATTTAGCTGGTGCATCCACCAAACAAATTTCTCAGGAAGAAATTGAGCTTATCAAACAAAGGCTCCACTTAGATAAACCTGCTCCGGTAGCCTACATACTTTGGCTCAAACAAATTGTTCAATTTGATTTGGGTGAATCAAGACTACACTCTCGTAAGGTATCCGAACTCATCGTAGAAAAACTTCCTGTATCTCTTTTTTTTGGTCTGTCTGGATTCTTTTTAACATATTTAATTTGTATTCCTCTGGGAATTCAAAAAGCATTAAAAGAAGGAAGTCGATTTGATTTTATTTCTAGTTTTATAATCTTTTTCACATATTCACTTCCTGTTTTTGCTTTTGCGATGTTACTTTTGTATCTATTTGCATCGGGAGAAGTTTTTTCTTTTTTTCCATTGGGTCATGAAGTTTCAGATTTTTACGAAGAATTAAGTTTTTTGGGAAAAGTAAATGATCGCCTAACGCATATGTTCTTACCTGTGATTTGTTATGTAGTAGGTAGTTTTGCAGTTTTGACTCTACTCATGAAAAACAGTCTACTCGATCAGATTGCCAAAGAATATGTTAGGACCGCTGTTTCTAAAGGACTAAGTTTTTCCGATTCAATTTTTCGCCATGCTTTTCGTAATTCACTCATTCCCATTGCCACCGGTTTCGGAAGTAATTTAACTTTAATTTTCTCTGGATCGTTATTCATAGAGTTGGTTTTTAATATCGATGGGATGGGTCTTTTAAGTTTTGAAGCTGTAAGAGAAAGAGATACAGATTTAATGATGGGGTTACTTTTAACACAAAGTTTTTTAGGTCTTATTGGAAAGATTGTCTCTGATTTTTGTTATATACTCATTGATCCGAGGATAGATTTCGAATGA
- a CDS encoding MutS-related protein, whose protein sequence is MQIQYAKKTNSLILEELARLRGEFKKIKTREIWEYPERVKNHPLSIDLDLCTKQGFLGIYDTTVTEVGFQTYLKRFLQEPIEDPKLQSRAGEVRNILNKNSTYAYHLLRKFLVPDIEPNEKVSLLQVQKEDSFWKKRRFLKGFFPIWGVITPIYLVLGLLFDLPLLPLLLLGNGILFVSYRRDSLKQWKEIKALSSGASQFQKTFIYLAKERKTTKQMIGRISSLGDSSELLISPLPHLILNLLCLWDLWKIKSLEKWKNQFGNLWNELQIQILKTDSLLPFVNFGFLFPEARFAELTAQGTISADSLVHPLLPKSNRVFNPLTPMEPGDLMIVTGSNMSGKTTYLRSIAMSLLLAGSGAPVLGSNFKFPKFKIHTLIRSQDSMEDGVSFFYSEVRRLSSIIQSAENSDQVPVLFLDEILKGTNSKERYIATREILSVLREKQTIVFLTTHDLKLAEIPWAKRFHFTELEVGGQMDFDYKIRDGVSGSTNALKILKKEGIPIRNEEE, encoded by the coding sequence ATTCAAATCCAATACGCCAAAAAAACAAACTCATTGATTTTAGAAGAACTCGCAAGACTTCGTGGTGAGTTTAAAAAAATTAAAACACGAGAAATTTGGGAGTATCCTGAACGTGTAAAAAATCATCCTCTTTCGATTGATTTGGATCTTTGCACCAAACAGGGGTTTTTGGGGATTTATGATACAACTGTCACGGAAGTGGGATTTCAGACCTACCTCAAACGCTTTTTACAAGAACCTATCGAAGATCCAAAACTCCAATCACGTGCAGGGGAAGTTCGAAACATCTTAAATAAAAATTCCACTTATGCTTATCATCTCTTACGAAAATTTTTGGTACCGGATATAGAACCCAATGAAAAAGTTTCCTTACTGCAAGTACAGAAGGAAGATTCCTTTTGGAAAAAAAGAAGGTTTTTAAAGGGTTTTTTCCCAATTTGGGGTGTGATTACTCCCATATATTTGGTTCTAGGACTGTTATTTGACTTACCTCTTCTCCCACTCCTTCTACTTGGCAACGGAATTTTGTTTGTGAGTTATCGTCGTGATTCTTTAAAACAATGGAAAGAGATTAAGGCACTTTCCTCTGGTGCTTCCCAGTTTCAAAAAACTTTTATTTATTTGGCAAAAGAAAGAAAAACCACCAAACAAATGATAGGCCGCATTTCATCACTCGGTGATTCCTCCGAGTTACTCATTTCTCCCTTACCCCACCTGATTCTAAATTTATTATGTTTATGGGATCTTTGGAAAATTAAATCCCTAGAAAAATGGAAAAATCAATTTGGAAATCTTTGGAATGAACTTCAAATTCAAATTTTAAAAACAGATTCCTTACTTCCTTTTGTGAATTTTGGGTTTTTATTCCCAGAGGCTCGTTTTGCAGAACTCACCGCGCAAGGAACTATTAGTGCAGATAGTTTAGTCCACCCTCTCCTTCCAAAATCAAACCGAGTGTTTAATCCTCTTACCCCGATGGAACCAGGAGACCTAATGATTGTTACTGGGTCTAATATGAGTGGGAAAACAACATATCTCAGATCCATTGCTATGTCTTTGTTACTTGCAGGTTCTGGAGCACCAGTGCTCGGCTCTAATTTTAAATTTCCAAAATTTAAAATTCATACATTGATTCGTTCTCAAGATTCAATGGAGGATGGAGTTTCCTTTTTTTACAGCGAAGTAAGAAGATTGTCTTCGATCATCCAATCAGCAGAAAATTCCGACCAAGTCCCCGTTTTATTTTTAGATGAAATTCTGAAAGGAACCAATTCTAAAGAACGTTATATTGCAACCAGAGAGATACTTTCTGTCCTAAGGGAAAAACAAACCATTGTATTTTTAACTACACATGATTTGAAACTGGCAGAAATTCCTTGGGCCAAGAGATTTCATTTCACTGAATTAGAAGTAGGTGGCCAAATGGATTTTGATTACAAAATTCGCGATGGTGTTTCCGGGTCCACAAACGCACTAAAAATTCTAAAAAAAGAAGGGATTCCGATTCGAAACGAAGAGGAATGA
- a CDS encoding AMP-dependent synthetase/ligase yields the protein MANNLAEVYKESAEKFGPRPAFWYKNAQKDYQALTYKELYEDGLALSEALIELGVKAREHVGVLADNRKEWIIADCAVLTAGAANVPRGSDITDSEIVYILNHSEAKIVFVENDKVYEKYKNNKSQLKSVKTVIIMDKDTKLKSGSGILHFYDLLEQGRDLRAKGKREAEKRMAGIKPDDLYTLIYTSGTTGMPKGVMLMHSNMIHQMHYVVPRVAKVSPDDRLLSILPVWHIFERVVEYFAIINGGSTYYTKVTELRNDIQKARPTFMASAPRVWESIYNGIYTRINDPKQTPPVRRFLFKVAYFFSKHYHAAIRFLKGWEVDYEGRNIIQSLGLSLFSIVKLLLTGPFTVTILSILAAQFGLPEESPFKTPLYVVAGLGVLFNSFTLDRIVLAKIRQATGGHLRATLSGGGALQKHVDAFFMDIGITVLEGYGMTETGPVISARTFDRPIMGSVGDIVPLSQVQIRDDAGNVLCHIDDKKNIIFGKLGVKGVVHLKGPQVMKGYYKNPETTKKTIVDNWMNTGDIGMINFKKTLTLTGRAKDTIVLLGGENVEPVPIENKIDESPYIKQSMIVGQDQKVLGAIIVPDFDALVPWAEENGISEKNPDKLITNPKVVDFYKKEVRNFNSVKTGFKNFEQVQYVTLITKPFEVGDELTNLMKMKRHVITEKYKDRILELYKNS from the coding sequence ATGGCAAATAACCTAGCAGAAGTTTATAAGGAATCCGCAGAAAAATTCGGTCCAAGACCCGCATTCTGGTACAAGAATGCCCAAAAGGATTACCAAGCCCTCACTTACAAGGAACTTTACGAAGACGGGCTGGCACTGTCAGAAGCCCTCATTGAATTAGGAGTTAAGGCTAGAGAACACGTTGGAGTTCTCGCTGACAACCGTAAGGAATGGATCATCGCCGATTGTGCGGTGTTAACTGCAGGAGCAGCTAACGTTCCTCGTGGATCTGATATTACTGATTCTGAAATCGTTTATATTTTGAATCATTCCGAAGCAAAAATTGTTTTCGTGGAAAATGATAAAGTTTATGAAAAATATAAAAACAACAAATCGCAACTCAAATCAGTAAAAACTGTTATCATTATGGATAAAGATACCAAACTCAAATCGGGTTCTGGTATCCTTCATTTTTATGATCTCCTAGAACAAGGGAGAGATTTGCGTGCCAAAGGGAAACGCGAAGCAGAAAAACGAATGGCCGGTATCAAACCGGACGATTTGTACACACTCATTTACACATCAGGAACCACAGGAATGCCAAAAGGGGTCATGCTCATGCATTCCAATATGATTCACCAAATGCATTATGTGGTTCCTCGTGTTGCCAAAGTATCACCTGACGATCGTTTATTGTCCATTCTTCCTGTTTGGCATATTTTTGAACGAGTTGTGGAGTATTTTGCCATAATCAACGGTGGTTCTACTTACTACACAAAAGTAACAGAACTTCGCAATGATATCCAAAAAGCAAGACCAACTTTTATGGCATCCGCTCCACGTGTTTGGGAAAGTATTTATAACGGAATTTACACTCGTATCAATGACCCAAAACAAACTCCGCCAGTTAGAAGGTTTTTGTTTAAAGTTGCCTACTTTTTTTCTAAACATTACCATGCGGCAATTCGTTTCCTAAAAGGTTGGGAGGTAGATTATGAAGGAAGAAATATCATTCAATCGTTAGGATTGTCACTTTTTTCTATCGTAAAGCTTTTGTTAACTGGCCCATTTACAGTAACTATCCTTTCTATACTTGCAGCACAATTTGGATTACCAGAGGAAAGTCCTTTCAAAACACCTTTGTATGTGGTGGCAGGATTAGGAGTTTTATTTAATTCCTTTACCTTGGATCGCATTGTACTCGCAAAAATCCGTCAGGCGACTGGTGGGCATTTACGTGCCACACTTTCTGGTGGTGGTGCTCTACAAAAACATGTGGATGCCTTTTTTATGGATATCGGAATCACGGTTCTTGAAGGTTACGGTATGACAGAAACTGGGCCTGTAATTTCTGCACGAACCTTTGACCGTCCGATTATGGGTTCGGTGGGTGATATTGTTCCCCTTAGCCAAGTGCAAATTCGCGATGATGCGGGAAATGTCCTTTGCCATATCGACGACAAAAAGAATATCATCTTTGGTAAGTTAGGTGTAAAAGGGGTGGTTCATCTCAAAGGACCACAGGTAATGAAAGGATATTACAAAAATCCTGAAACTACTAAAAAAACCATAGTGGACAATTGGATGAACACCGGTGATATCGGGATGATTAACTTCAAAAAAACACTGACTCTTACAGGTCGTGCGAAGGATACAATCGTTCTTCTCGGTGGAGAAAACGTAGAACCGGTTCCAATTGAAAACAAAATTGATGAATCACCTTATATCAAACAGTCGATGATTGTGGGCCAAGACCAAAAAGTTCTTGGAGCGATCATCGTTCCTGACTTTGATGCACTGGTTCCTTGGGCAGAAGAAAACGGAATTTCAGAAAAAAATCCTGATAAACTAATCACCAATCCTAAGGTTGTGGATTTTTATAAAAAAGAAGTCCGTAATTTTAACAGTGTTAAAACAGGTTTCAAAAACTTCGAACAAGTGCAGTACGTAACACTCATTACAAAACCATTTGAGGTTGGTGATGAACTGACTAACTTAATGAAGATGAAACGACATGTAATTACGGAAAAATACAAAGACAGAATTTTGGAACTCTACAAAAACAGTTAA
- a CDS encoding enoyl-CoA hydratase/isomerase family protein, translating to MTPFAEIFHGDRILEIKMQSNEKNTFDFEAFVLFEQILNKHANNPNLRVLLFTSAQTQFFSNGIEPTLMYGKTESDVRKSVEQLLRTAQTYFHFPVPTIAVVNGHCMAAGAVFALFSDYRYMVDKGARIGFSEAIVGLNFPSIPTIVLQDLVGVKVTRDLLFTGKQIKGPEAKEIGLVDELFSAETLFGESFKFAESLSKLTNNTSRGMKTALREPYRKKMESLFQIDADLFTKVILSPDGQEGFHSLIEKRRPKFIT from the coding sequence ATGACTCCTTTTGCAGAGATCTTTCATGGAGACCGCATCTTGGAAATCAAGATGCAGTCGAATGAAAAGAATACTTTCGATTTCGAAGCTTTCGTATTATTCGAACAAATCTTAAACAAACACGCAAATAATCCCAATTTGCGTGTTTTGCTTTTTACATCCGCACAAACTCAGTTTTTTTCCAATGGGATTGAACCCACGCTCATGTATGGAAAAACCGAATCCGACGTTCGTAAATCCGTTGAACAATTGTTAAGAACTGCCCAAACTTATTTCCATTTTCCAGTTCCTACCATTGCTGTGGTGAACGGACATTGTATGGCAGCAGGTGCTGTATTTGCCTTGTTTTCAGACTACCGATATATGGTGGACAAAGGGGCAAGGATAGGATTTTCCGAAGCCATCGTTGGTCTCAATTTCCCATCTATTCCTACGATTGTTTTACAAGACTTGGTGGGTGTAAAAGTCACTCGTGACCTTTTATTCACAGGAAAACAAATCAAAGGTCCTGAAGCCAAAGAAATTGGACTTGTGGATGAATTGTTTAGCGCCGAAACCTTGTTTGGCGAATCGTTTAAATTTGCCGAATCACTTTCCAAACTTACAAACAATACTAGCCGTGGAATGAAAACTGCATTACGAGAACCCTATAGAAAAAAAATGGAATCATTATTCCAAATCGATGCAGACCTTTTCACCAAAGTTATTTTGTCCCCTGATGGACAGGAAGGTTTTCATTCACTCATCGAAAAACGTAGACCTAAATTCATTACTTGA
- a CDS encoding arsenosugar biosynthesis-associated peroxidase-like protein, whose amino-acid sequence MAENHYYNAKDLGKFGEIGRTNPALADKFFGYYNAVMAEGALTEREKALIALAVSHALKCPYCIDAYTSTSLQKGANEAQMNEAVHVAAAMAAGINLVHSVQMQNKIDELSF is encoded by the coding sequence ATGGCAGAAAATCATTATTACAACGCAAAAGATCTGGGAAAATTTGGAGAAATAGGAAGAACCAATCCTGCTCTAGCAGATAAATTTTTTGGATATTACAATGCTGTGATGGCAGAAGGGGCACTGACCGAAAGAGAAAAAGCACTCATCGCTTTAGCTGTTTCTCATGCATTAAAATGCCCGTATTGTATTGATGCTTATACATCCACATCACTCCAAAAAGGTGCAAACGAGGCACAGATGAATGAAGCAGTTCATGTGGCTGCGGCAATGGCTGCTGGAATCAATTTGGTTCACAGTGTTCAAATGCAAAACAAAATAGACGAACTTTCTTTTTAG